One window from the genome of Paraclostridium sordellii encodes:
- a CDS encoding efflux RND transporter periplasmic adaptor subunit produces the protein MKKSIKLSKKQTIIGGIVVISIFAGGFTIVKKVQGNKQSEAVMQATPEIYTVPGKEKIFVNGKIVPAKKEDFSVDGEKGILDTIKVEDGQNVEQGQQLFICKNETVISEIEDLKEQIKVKENEKNNLNNLEEEQKKSIDLEIGQMNNKIKSLESKAYQTVYAPFSGKIYINEKTQNGEQSPSLMTLETNEFYIKGQASEQDLSKINIDQEVDILVYSTKEKFKGKVTSIGERPSTDQNEGNMSGNQNMSYYDIKVSFLENQDLSKVKNGFHVQSTIEASNNKIKVPYTALIQEDEKKFVYKVIDGIVYKQEVKAEEVTDEFATIVEGVGENDEVIRYSDDKGIKEGQNIYEGQGVASEGEVK, from the coding sequence TTGAAAAAAAGTATTAAATTAAGTAAAAAACAAACTATTATTGGGGGAATAGTTGTTATATCTATATTTGCAGGGGGGTTTACTATAGTAAAAAAAGTTCAAGGTAATAAACAATCCGAAGCGGTAATGCAAGCGACTCCAGAAATATATACTGTTCCAGGAAAAGAAAAAATATTTGTAAATGGGAAAATCGTACCAGCAAAAAAAGAAGATTTTTCTGTAGATGGGGAAAAAGGGATATTAGATACTATAAAAGTAGAAGATGGACAAAATGTAGAACAAGGTCAGCAATTATTTATTTGTAAAAATGAAACTGTAATATCCGAAATTGAAGATTTAAAAGAACAAATAAAAGTAAAAGAAAATGAAAAAAATAATTTAAATAATTTAGAAGAAGAACAAAAAAAGTCTATAGATTTAGAAATTGGGCAAATGAATAATAAGATAAAGAGCCTTGAATCAAAGGCTTATCAAACAGTCTATGCACCGTTTAGTGGAAAAATTTATATAAATGAAAAAACTCAAAATGGAGAACAATCTCCTTCGTTAATGACATTAGAGACTAATGAATTTTATATAAAAGGACAAGCAAGTGAGCAAGACTTATCTAAGATTAATATAGATCAAGAAGTTGATATATTAGTATACTCAACAAAGGAAAAGTTTAAAGGAAAAGTTACATCTATAGGAGAAAGACCATCGACTGATCAAAATGAAGGTAATATGTCTGGAAATCAAAATATGTCTTACTATGATATAAAAGTTAGCTTTTTAGAAAATCAAGATTTATCAAAAGTTAAAAATGGATTTCATGTTCAAAGTACAATAGAAGCTTCAAATAATAAAATAAAAGTTCCATATACTGCTTTAATTCAAGAAGATGAAAAGAAGTTTGTATACAAAGTTATCGATGGAATAGTGTATAAACAAGAAGTAAAAGCAGAAGAAGTTACAGATGAATTTGCCACTATAGTTGAAGGTGTAGGAGAAAACGATGAAGTAATAAGATATTCAGATGATAAAGGTATAAAAGAGGGTCAAAATATTTATGAAGGTCAAGGTGTAGCATCTGAAGGAGAGGTAAAGTAA
- a CDS encoding ABC transporter ATP-binding protein codes for MSKVIELKNLQKRYKVGKEKLHVLKSINLTINQGEFVMIMGKSGSGKTTLLNILGFLDKFDDGSYFFEYNNVTNLNENKRSEFRNTNIGFVFQQFNLVETLNVFQNVELPMIYNSKFSKKERKERVERSLKVVGLLDKVNQKPLQLSGGQQQRVAIARALVNDPQIIFADEPTGALDSETGIEIMNLLKSLNDSGKTVIMVTHDPDLTNYATKLINLKDGAIVEGV; via the coding sequence TTGAGTAAAGTAATAGAACTTAAGAACCTTCAAAAAAGATACAAGGTTGGCAAAGAAAAACTACACGTTTTGAAATCTATAAATTTAACTATAAACCAAGGCGAATTTGTAATGATAATGGGTAAATCAGGTAGTGGAAAAACTACATTATTAAATATATTGGGTTTTTTGGATAAGTTTGATGATGGAAGCTATTTTTTTGAATATAATAATGTTACAAATTTAAATGAAAATAAGCGCTCTGAATTTAGAAATACAAATATAGGTTTTGTATTTCAACAATTTAATTTAGTAGAAACTTTAAATGTTTTCCAAAATGTAGAACTTCCTATGATATATAATAGTAAATTTTCAAAAAAAGAAAGAAAAGAAAGAGTAGAAAGGAGTCTAAAAGTAGTAGGACTTTTAGATAAAGTAAATCAAAAACCGCTTCAATTATCAGGGGGACAACAACAACGTGTAGCAATTGCAAGAGCTTTGGTAAATGATCCTCAAATAATATTTGCAGATGAACCAACAGGAGCACTAGACAGTGAAACTGGAATTGAGATAATGAATTTACTTAAAAGTTTAAATGACAGTGGTAAAACTGTAATAATGGTTACTCATGATCCAGATCTAACAAACTATGCAACAAAGCTTATAAATTTAAAAGATGGTGCCATAGTAGAGGGGGTTTAG
- a CDS encoding ABC transporter permease: MNLIKNALANLKAHKLRVFVTMIWIIIGITSVIVVTSIGAGLEEKMKESTDKVSKKKTTIRFEPTNYSMVDYSVFLRPFTMQDIESISFIEGVQRVKPTTEGSELSTTYGYEGFVDKKSTSIELNSYKKSKKVKISHGRDFGYDDVERKVVLITMQNAMDLFENPEEAIGNAINIDGDLYEIVGILEEEVQESQNQIEAMYSGGNMEYQTALMPKKVFEKLVNKYNYGNSEINSIDIVASPGHDVYEVANNVAMKLQELHSDLDGNYVTENMDNAHMELEYMTSSIDKFVKIITLVSLFVGGIGVMNIMYMSVVERQKEIGIRRAIGAKPRNIMFQFLVESTFITIIGGILGMIIGIVAVNYVSNMLPFKAILSVKGFVYASLTSILTGIIFGLIPAFKASRLDPIKAIQK; the protein is encoded by the coding sequence GTGAATTTGATAAAAAATGCTCTAGCAAATTTAAAAGCTCATAAATTACGTGTATTTGTAACCATGATATGGATAATTATAGGTATAACTTCCGTAATAGTTGTAACTTCAATTGGAGCTGGCCTTGAAGAAAAGATGAAAGAATCAACTGATAAAGTAAGTAAGAAAAAAACCACTATAAGGTTTGAGCCTACAAATTATAGTATGGTTGATTATTCTGTATTTTTAAGACCTTTTACAATGCAAGATATAGAATCTATATCTTTTATAGAAGGAGTACAAAGAGTAAAACCTACAACTGAAGGAAGTGAACTTAGTACAACTTATGGATATGAAGGTTTTGTTGATAAAAAATCAACTTCCATAGAACTTAATTCATATAAAAAAAGTAAAAAAGTAAAAATTTCTCATGGTAGAGATTTTGGTTACGATGATGTCGAACGAAAAGTAGTATTAATTACAATGCAAAATGCTATGGATTTATTTGAAAATCCAGAAGAGGCAATAGGAAATGCAATAAATATAGATGGTGATTTATATGAAATTGTAGGTATTTTAGAAGAGGAAGTCCAAGAATCACAAAATCAAATTGAAGCTATGTACAGTGGTGGAAATATGGAATATCAAACAGCTTTAATGCCTAAAAAAGTGTTTGAAAAATTAGTCAATAAGTATAACTATGGAAACAGTGAAATAAATAGTATTGATATAGTTGCATCTCCTGGACATGATGTATATGAAGTTGCAAACAATGTGGCTATGAAACTTCAAGAATTACATTCGGATTTAGATGGAAATTATGTAACAGAAAATATGGACAATGCTCATATGGAATTAGAGTATATGACATCAAGTATTGATAAATTTGTAAAAATAATAACTTTAGTTTCTTTATTTGTAGGTGGAATAGGGGTAATGAATATAATGTATATGTCTGTAGTTGAAAGACAAAAAGAAATAGGTATAAGAAGAGCTATAGGTGCAAAACCAAGAAATATAATGTTTCAGTTTTTAGTTGAATCTACGTTTATAACAATTATAGGCGGAATATTAGGAATGATTATAGGTATTGTAGCTGTAAATTATGTATCTAATATGTTGCCATTTAAAGCAATACTATCTGTTAAAGGATTTGTATATGCATCATTAACATCTATTTTAACAGGAATTATATTTGGACTTATACCAGCATTTAAGGCATCTAGATTAGATCCAATTAAAGCTATACAAAAGTAA
- a CDS encoding iron-sulfur cluster assembly scaffold protein has product MIYTTEITNMCKINKGPNHGPAPIPEEGKWVKATQITDISGLTHGVGWCAPQQGACKLTLNVKDGIIQEALVETIGCSGMTHSAAMASEILPGKTILEALNTDLVCDAINTAMRELFLQIVYGRSQTAFSEGGLPVGAGLEDLGKGLRSQVGTMYGSLEKGPRYLEMAEGYITKVALDEDSEIIGYEYVHLGKMMEMVAKGVEANEALEKAKSTYGRFNEGVKVIDPRHE; this is encoded by the coding sequence ATGATTTATACAACAGAAATCACAAATATGTGTAAAATTAATAAAGGGCCTAATCATGGACCAGCGCCAATACCAGAAGAAGGTAAATGGGTAAAAGCTACACAAATAACAGATATATCAGGATTAACTCATGGTGTAGGTTGGTGTGCACCTCAACAAGGAGCATGTAAGTTAACATTAAATGTTAAAGATGGAATAATACAAGAAGCTCTAGTTGAAACAATAGGATGTTCAGGAATGACTCACTCAGCTGCAATGGCATCTGAAATTCTTCCAGGAAAAACTATACTTGAAGCATTAAATACTGATTTAGTATGTGATGCAATAAATACTGCTATGAGAGAGTTATTTTTACAAATAGTATATGGTAGAAGTCAAACTGCATTTTCTGAAGGTGGTTTACCAGTAGGAGCAGGACTTGAAGATTTAGGAAAAGGTCTTAGAAGTCAAGTAGGAACTATGTATGGAAGTCTTGAAAAAGGACCTAGATACTTAGAGATGGCTGAAGGATACATAACTAAAGTTGCTTTAGATGAAGATAGTGAAATAATAGGATATGAATATGTTCACCTTGGAAAAATGATGGAAATGGTGGCTAAGGGTGTAGAAGCTAATGAGGCACTAGAAAAAGCTAAATCTACATATGGAAGATTTAATGAAGGTGTTAAAGTTATAGACCCAAGACATGAATAA